A region of the Thermogemmatispora onikobensis genome:
AGAGTCGCCCGCGTCCGGCGGATCAGAGCCAGCGCCCGCGGGTCCTGCTCTGGCCCGACACCTTCAACAACTACTTCCATCCCGAAACAGCGCGCGCCGCCGTCGAAGTCCTCGAAACCCTCGGCTTCCAGGTCGAGCTACCGCCCGTTCCCCTCTGCTGCGGGCGCCCGCTTTATGACTACGGCATGCTTGCCACCGCCAAACGGCAGCTAGAGCAGATACAGGCCGTCCTGCGCCCCTACCTGGAGCAGGGCATCCCCATCGTTGGACTAGAGCCGGGCTGCGTCTCCGTCTTCCGCGATGAGCTGCCCAACCTCTTCCCCGAGCGACCGGAGGCGCAGCAGCTCAAAGAGCGCGTCCTCCTACTGAGCGAATTTCTAGAGCAGCAGGCCCGAGACTACCACTGGCCACGCCTGGAAGGTCAGGTCCTGCTCCAGCCCCACTGTCATCAGCGCGCACTCATGAACGTTGCCGCCGAGCGCAGCCTGCTGAGCAAGCTCGGCCTACAAGTGCAGGTTCCCGACGCCGGCTGCTGCGGCATGGCCGGAGCCTTTGGCTTCGAAGCCCAGCATGCCGCACTCTCCCGGCAGGTCGGCGAGCGCCTGTTGCTGCCGACCGTGCGCGCGACCCGCCCGGAAACCCTGGTCGTCGCCGACGGCTTTAGCTGCCGCGAGCAGATCGCCCAGACCACACCACGTCGTGCCCTGCACCTGGCCGAAGTCCTCCAGCTCGCCCTGCGCCTGCCGGCTAATGGGCGACTGGGACCCTACCCTGAGCGGGCAGCCATCTTTGCCCCACCACTCCCCGCGGCCAGGCGCCGGCTGGGCAACGCCCTGGCCCTGACCAGCAGCGCACTCCTGGCAGTGGGCACCCTCTTGCTGCTCCGACGCCGAGGCCGGCGCTCCCAGCCGCAGCGGCGGAATTAGAACAAACGTTTGACATTCCATTGAGACCCGGGCTATAATAAGAGCCAGACAACACGATCAGGACCGGCCCCGCGAAGAGCGAGGGCCAAAGAGTCGGGAGGCGAGCGTTTTTTTCTGTAGAACAGCGCGCCGTGCTAGACGAACCGCTCTTCGATGAGGTAAAATGAGTATAAAGCGCACAGTGTTCAACGCTTACTCAGGCCACCGACGCTGGCAAGGAGACCGCGCCGCCGACCAGAAGACAGCCTGATCAGTGTTGGGAGGAATGCATGACAAACGAGCGTATGGAGAGAAGGCTATACCGCAGAAGCCCGGGCCGCCAGTACAATCAGGAGGATTATGAAGATCTGAGGTCGCAGAGCTATCGTGGACAGACAGAGCATACGCGCTGGCCCTCCGCTAGCAGCAGTCGCACCCCCTCCGGCTCCCTGCTAACACGGCGCCCTGATCTGCGCCGGACACGACAGCTGATGCGTCAGAGCATCCTGGCGAGCAAACGCGAGGAGATGAGCCTGCACAGCGAGGGGGTCTTGACCGCGCCCCCCGAGACGGAGGAGGAGCTGCTTCCGTCGGCACGGGGCCGAAGCCATACGCTCTATAGCCGAGAGCTGTACGCCACAGGCGGACTGCGCCCCTCACGTCTGCCCTCACGCCGCCCGCTACCGGAGGAAGAAGAGGCCGAAGAAGAATGGAGCGATGAGGTCATAGCGATCGCGGAAGACGAACCGGAGCAGTACGGTTTTGTCACCCCCGAGTTTGAGGAGCGCTATGGCCAACCTGGTGTCGCAGCTGGTCGCTACGAGGATGAGCCGATAGACTATGAAGAGGAAGGCAGCAGCGGCGAACCGATCCCGCCGGTCAGGCGACGAGCCACCAGACATCTGGCCACCCGCCGGCTGGCCGAACCGGAGTTTTTCCCCCCAGAAGAAGCAGAGGAGGAAGAGGAACACTACGAGGAAGAGAAGCCGCGTCGCAAAAAGCGCTTCCTCACGCGGCGCCGCGTGCTCGTCGGCCTGGGCGTGGCCGCCACCGGCGGGGCCGTGGTAGCCGCATCGCAGCTGGCCCCCAAAATCCCCGAGACAATCGGCAACACCGCCAG
Encoded here:
- a CDS encoding (Fe-S)-binding protein is translated as SRPRPADQSQRPRVLLWPDTFNNYFHPETARAAVEVLETLGFQVELPPVPLCCGRPLYDYGMLATAKRQLEQIQAVLRPYLEQGIPIVGLEPGCVSVFRDELPNLFPERPEAQQLKERVLLLSEFLEQQARDYHWPRLEGQVLLQPHCHQRALMNVAAERSLLSKLGLQVQVPDAGCCGMAGAFGFEAQHAALSRQVGERLLLPTVRATRPETLVVADGFSCREQIAQTTPRRALHLAEVLQLALRLPANGRLGPYPERAAIFAPPLPAARRRLGNALALTSSALLAVGTLLLLRRRGRRSQPQRRN